In a genomic window of Plectropomus leopardus isolate mb chromosome 6, YSFRI_Pleo_2.0, whole genome shotgun sequence:
- the LOC121944741 gene encoding otolin-1-like translates to MSPGSQDQFTPIDKSLQDLVTASSAKKAFYQNKICAATDSRKLFMVFNSLLSPPAAQPSPTLTPDMFASFFTEKVAAISNQFSEPDRPSQLKPTTAASLCSFAPLTEDEVSRLLLSSKPTTCPLDPIPTRILQTILPTIKPAVTHIVNSSLKTGTFPATFKQARVTPLLKKPNLNPAQIMSTFPLHFLLLVVFLPVVMAMPEPGSSGDWGDPRALPGPSYPPMDSPGLYPDGTNMTEVPAGALEYYCQMLLQSPGPVPPWYPTHCKSTTGPKGDQGDRGPPGPPGSPGRRGMTGFRGPPGFVGRPGVKGQKGDDGDKGDRGVQGFTGSKGGRGFKGEKGEQGLEGRPGDQGPKGDDGVCPGACESSSGPPGPPGLPGTVGTRGLPGTPGPLGPRGQKGDVGEMGPHGLPGSVGGKGEPGPEGECNCTDGTDGAPGQRGEKGDKGDQGPMGSQGQMGPQGIPGDMGPMGIMGRPGPCMPSVQSAFAAGLTSSFPSPNAPVVFAHIFYNVQRSYNANSGIFTAPVNGTYIFSFHVTVHQRVLKVGLFRNYKSVVINTCTKELGTASHSVVLHLVYGDLVWIQVKDFTTNGMYAGYESSSTFSGFLLHPDSCDMALPRAGPPETPPPSTEYPWSNSDDPEP, encoded by the exons ATGAGTCCTGGTTCCCAGGACCAATTCACTCCTATAGACAAGTCCCTGCAGGATCTGGTGACAGCCTCA TCTGCTAAGAAAGCCTTCTATCAGAACAAGATCTGTGCTGCTACTGActccagaaaactgtttatggTGTTTAACTCCTtgctttctcctccagctgctcagcCTTCCCCTACACTGACTCCAGACATGTTTGCctcctttttcactgaaaaggtgGCTGCAATCAGCAACCAGTTCTCTGAGCCTGACCGGCCCAGTCAGCTCAAACCCACTACTGCCGCTTCACTCTGCTCTTTTGCTCCTCTGACCGAGGATGAGGTCTCCAGACTTCTTCTGAGCTCAAAACCTACAACATGTCCTCTCGATCCAATACCCACCCGCATCCTGCAGACCATCCTGCCCACTATCaaacctgcagtcacacacattgtCAATTCCTCCCTAAAAACTGGCACTTTTCCTGCTACTTTTAAGCAAGCCCGTGTCACCCCACTGCTCAAAAAGCCTAATCTCAACCCCGCCCAG ATCATGTCGACCTTTCCTCTTCACTTCCTGTTGTTGGTGGTTTTCCTCCCCGTTGTCATGGCGATGCCTGAGCCCGGCTCCTCGGGGGACTGGGGGGACCCTCGCGCACTTCCTGGACCCTCCTACCCACCCATGGACAGCCCCGGGCTCTACCCTGACGGGACCAACATGACGGAGGTGCCAGCCGGGGCTCTGGAGTACTACTGCCAGATGCTGCTGCAGTCCCCAGGGCCTGTCCCCCCCTGGTACCCCACACACTGCAAGAGCACCACAGGGCCCAAAGGAGACCAGGGAGACCGCGGACCCCCAG GTCCTCCAGGTAGTCCTGGAAGACGAGGAATGACAGGCTTCAGAGGTCCTCCTGGTTTTGTGGGCAGACCAGGGGTCAAAG GACAGAAGGGGGACGATGGGGACAAGGGGGATCGTGGAGTCCAGGGCTTTACGGGATCTAAAGGAGGTAGAGGCTTCAAAG GGGAGAAGGGGGAGCAGGGTCTGGAGGGCCGCCCGGGGGACCAGGGTCCTAAAGGAGATGATGGAGTCTGCCCAGGTGCCTGTGAGTCCAGCTCTGGTCCCCCAGGACCTCCAGGTCTGCCTGGCACTGTGGGGACCAGAGGTCTTCCCGGTACCCCAGGACCACTGGGGCCCAGAGGCCAGAAGGGTGACGTGGGTGAGATGGGCCCCCATGGCCTCCCTGGATCTGTGGGCGGGAAGGGAGAACCAGGGCCAGAGGGGGAGTGTAACTGTACAGATGGAACAGATGGGGCCCCGGGGCAGAGGGGTGAGAAGGGAGACAAGGGGGACCAGGGGCCAATGGGGTCACAGGGGCAAATGGGGCCACAGGGGATTCCGGGAGACATGGGGCCCATGGGGATTATGGGTCGTCCTGGTCCCTGCATGCCCAGTGTCCAGTCAGCCTTCGCTGCAGGGCTGACATCCAGCTTCCCCTCACCGAACGCCCCTGTCGTCTTCGCCCACATTTTCTACAATGTCCAGAGAAGCTACAACGCCAATTCCGGGATCTTCACCGCTCCTGTCAATGGCACCTACATCTTCAGCTTCCACGTCACTGTCCACCAGCGCGTCCTCAAAGTTGGCCTCTTCCGTAACTACAAGTCAGTCGTCATAAACACATGCACTAAAGAGTTAGGGACTGCCTCGCACTCTGTGGTCCTTCACCTGGTCTACGGGGACTTGGTGTGGATCCAGGTCAAGGACTTTACTACAAACGGCATGTACGCCGGTTATGAGTCCAGCAGTACCTTCTCTGGCTTCCTGCTCCACCCAGATTCATGTGACATGGCCTTACCCAGAGCAGGCCCACCAGAGACCCCTCCTCCCAGCACAGAGTACCCCTGGAGCAACAGCGATGACCCCGAACCTTAA